The Mesorhizobium sp. B1-1-8 genome contains a region encoding:
- a CDS encoding MmoB/DmpM family protein → MSVAARDASQSNIFKSMKDITFEQTISHQCGVTMNDSVEARAIAEFMGKKPGVIVTYQPAMIRIDGDGKLIFKMDEISEYLGRDMTAEIFEVNTSTHYGRMVRVDDNTVILFGNMDEVFEYI, encoded by the coding sequence ATGTCAGTAGCAGCACGCGACGCCTCGCAGTCCAACATCTTCAAGTCGATGAAGGACATCACCTTCGAACAGACGATTTCGCACCAGTGCGGCGTCACCATGAACGACTCGGTCGAGGCCCGCGCCATCGCCGAATTCATGGGCAAGAAGCCGGGGGTCATCGTCACCTACCAGCCGGCCATGATCCGCATCGACGGCGACGGCAAGCTCATCTTCAAGATGGACGAGATCAGCGAATATCTCGGACGCGACATGACCGCGGAGATCTTCGAGGTCAACACCTCCACCCATTACGGCCGCATGGTGCGCGTCGACGACAACACCGTGATCCTGTTCGGGAACATGGACGAAGTCTTCGAATACATCTGA
- a CDS encoding amidohydrolase family protein: MYRTPEGKDIFVVDGHTHFWDGSPENQRNIHGKQFIECFYAYHTGLSPKEQLWEKSKFEKYSADDLYRDLFIDGPDDVAIVQSTYLKDFYKNGFNTIERNAAVAKRYPERFVVNGAFDPRDGEKALEYIHFMKETYDIKGVKMYTAEWNGASKGWKLTDPDAYKCFELCDKLGIRNIHVHKGPTIIPLSKDAFDVHDVDHAATDFQGLNWIIEHCGLPRLDDFCWIATQETNVYGGLAVALPFIHSRPRYFGEVIGELLFWIGPEKILFGSDYAIWTPRWLVEKFWAYQIPEDIAAERGVQLTDEIKEKILGLNAARLYNIDIEAKKKALASSPFSIAAE; the protein is encoded by the coding sequence ATGTACAGGACACCTGAAGGCAAGGACATCTTCGTGGTCGATGGCCACACTCATTTCTGGGACGGCAGCCCCGAGAACCAGAGGAACATCCACGGCAAGCAGTTCATCGAGTGCTTCTACGCCTATCATACCGGGCTGAGCCCGAAGGAGCAGCTGTGGGAGAAAAGCAAGTTCGAGAAATACAGCGCCGACGATCTCTATCGCGACCTGTTCATCGACGGTCCCGACGACGTGGCGATCGTCCAGTCCACCTATCTGAAGGATTTCTACAAGAACGGCTTCAACACGATCGAGCGCAACGCGGCCGTCGCCAAGCGCTATCCGGAGCGCTTCGTCGTCAACGGCGCCTTCGATCCGCGCGATGGTGAGAAGGCGCTGGAATACATCCACTTCATGAAGGAGACTTACGACATCAAGGGCGTGAAGATGTACACGGCCGAGTGGAACGGCGCCTCCAAAGGCTGGAAGCTCACCGATCCCGATGCCTACAAGTGCTTTGAGCTGTGCGACAAGCTGGGCATCAGGAACATCCACGTCCACAAGGGCCCGACGATCATCCCGCTCAGCAAGGACGCGTTCGACGTGCATGACGTCGACCATGCGGCGACGGATTTCCAGGGCCTCAACTGGATCATCGAGCATTGCGGGCTGCCGCGCCTCGACGATTTCTGCTGGATCGCGACGCAGGAAACCAATGTCTATGGCGGCCTTGCGGTGGCGCTGCCCTTCATCCATTCGCGCCCGCGCTATTTCGGCGAGGTCATCGGCGAACTGCTGTTCTGGATCGGGCCGGAGAAGATCCTGTTCGGCTCCGACTACGCGATCTGGACGCCGCGCTGGCTCGTCGAGAAATTCTGGGCGTATCAGATCCCCGAGGACATCGCTGCGGAACGCGGCGTGCAGCTGACCGACGAGATCAAGGAGAAGATCCTCGGCCTCAATGCCGCGCGCCTCTACAACATCGACATCGAAGCAAAGAAGAAGGCGCTCGCGAGTTCGCCCTTCAGCATCGCGGCGGAGTAG
- a CDS encoding iron-sulfur cluster assembly protein — protein sequence MATASVSDSREKELWRRLGEVNDPELDEPITEMGFVERAGMTGDGSVEVDFRLPTYWCSPNFAFLMLDGIRKALEQLSWSPAYRVKLHDHMFAEEVNGGIEAGKAFGEIFAELAGDTDLGAVRETFRMKAFKRRQEAVLRGLRQHGLTDVEILGMDLPAYDAASFEPGEAAMQKPRYRAALLERFPDRRMDDPVFMTWEGRQIPPAALSAHLAELRGVRVNMEFNGALCRGLKQTRYKELGVVDGEPTLVDFIMDRVPARNAPAV from the coding sequence ATGGCAACCGCCAGCGTTTCCGACAGCCGCGAGAAGGAACTCTGGCGGCGCCTAGGCGAGGTAAACGATCCCGAACTCGACGAACCGATCACCGAGATGGGCTTCGTCGAGCGGGCCGGGATGACGGGAGATGGCAGCGTGGAGGTCGACTTCCGCCTGCCGACCTACTGGTGCTCGCCCAACTTCGCCTTTCTCATGCTTGACGGCATACGCAAGGCGCTCGAGCAGCTCTCCTGGTCGCCGGCCTATCGCGTGAAACTGCACGATCACATGTTCGCGGAGGAGGTTAATGGCGGCATTGAAGCCGGCAAGGCATTCGGCGAGATATTCGCCGAGCTTGCAGGAGATACGGATCTCGGGGCCGTGCGCGAAACCTTCAGGATGAAGGCTTTCAAACGGCGCCAGGAGGCGGTCCTGCGCGGCCTTCGGCAGCACGGCCTGACGGATGTCGAAATCCTCGGCATGGATCTGCCGGCATATGATGCGGCCAGCTTCGAGCCGGGCGAGGCGGCCATGCAGAAGCCACGGTACCGGGCAGCGCTGCTGGAGCGGTTTCCCGATCGCCGCATGGACGATCCCGTCTTCATGACCTGGGAGGGGCGGCAAATTCCGCCGGCCGCGCTCAGCGCCCATCTCGCCGAATTGCGCGGGGTGCGCGTCAACATGGAGTTCAATGGCGCGCTTTGCCGCGGGCTCAAGCAGACAAGGTACAAGGAACTCGGTGTGGTCGATGGCGAGCCGACGCTGGTCGATTTCATCATGGATCGCGTGCCGGCGCGAAACGCGCCGGCCGTCTAA